The following coding sequences lie in one Arachis ipaensis cultivar K30076 chromosome B03, Araip1.1, whole genome shotgun sequence genomic window:
- the LOC107631710 gene encoding RPM1-interacting protein 4, with the protein MASDEQEGRPLPKFGEWDVNDPASAEGFTVIFNKARDEKKSNKKQVTSGGSGHGGSNRSRSDSRNKDRDKPKRRWFCFKP; encoded by the exons ATGGCTTCG GATGAACAAGAAGGAAGGCCACTGCCTAAGTTCGGGGAATGGGACGTGAATGACCCTGCATCAGCTGAAGGATTCACTGTAATATTCAACAAGGCCAGAGATGAGAAGAAAAGCAACAAGAAACAGGTTACTTCGGGAGGATCCGGGCATGGCGGATCGAATCGAAGTAGATCCGATTCCCGCAATAAGGATAGAGATAAACCTAAG CGGAGGTGGTTTTGCTTTAAACCTTAG